The Desulfurellaceae bacterium genome contains the following window.
GGTGTCCGGACACGAGATGGTCGGCACGCTCTCCCGGCTGGGCAGAGACGTGCGCCGCGACTGTCTGGGCCAGCGTTTGGCCGAGGGCGACCGGGTGGCCTACACCTACTTTATTCCGTGCGGCACCTGCCCGGCCTGTCTGCACGGCTCCTCGGCCTGTCCCAACCGCTACCGCCACTGGATGCGTGACGCGGATGAGGCGCCGCATTTTCGCGGCGCCTACGGCGAGTATTATTATCTGCGCCAGGGCCAGACCGTGTGCAAGGTCCCGTCCGAGCTGAGCGATGCGGCGGTGTCGCCGGTCAACTGCGCGCTGTGCGAATCCTTGTACGGTCTGGATCAGGCTGGCTTACAGCTCGGCGATACGATCGTGATTCAGGGGGCGGGCGGGCTGGGCCTGTACGCCGCAGCCCTGGCCAAGGACATGGGCGCGGCCCAGGTCATCGTCTTTGACCGCCTGCCCGACCGCCTGGCCCTGGCCAGAGAGTTCGGCGCAGACATTACGGTCAATATCGACGAACTTGACCACAGGGCGCGTCGCGAACTGGTGTTTGACCACACCCGGGGACAGGGCGCCGACGTGGTCGCCGAGTTTGTCGGCGCCCCACACGCCGTGGACGAGGGAGTCCGGCTGCTGCGTCAGGCCGGC
Protein-coding sequences here:
- a CDS encoding zinc-binding dehydrogenase, which gives rise to MKARVAIFSGAMQAMEFREYSLPEVGPDDMLVKIHRANICGSDLHLWRGDGPGMPSDRAVVSGHEMVGTLSRLGRDVRRDCLGQRLAEGDRVAYTYFIPCGTCPACLHGSSACPNRYRHWMRDADEAPHFRGAYGEYYYLRQGQTVCKVPSELSDAAVSPVNCALCESLYGLDQAGLQLGDTIVIQGAGGLGLYAAALAKDMGAAQVIVFDRLPDRLALAREFGADITVNIDELDHRARRELVFDHTRGQGADVVAEFVGAPHAVDEGVRLLRQAGRYFWVGNITPGPQSSLDPGTVVRGGHTIRGVTVYEPWVLPRALDWLARRKDAYPFERIISHTFPFAEINRAFPFANDGGAIRVSLEM